Proteins from one Myxococcus stipitatus genomic window:
- a CDS encoding CBM21 domain-containing protein: MTNRIPLLSRWRAVVSLLAGFAVCLSAPAARAADEVRLLEAVSTQSSYHGQTWQDVTYLVVVKNLAYDKQVAIHHKQPDGTWADLALGYFGPAGDGAELWKATRQYQSWGTDPQPTRDLEFVAKYTVNGQTYWDNNGGANYTLGRFDGPLLTRENVLVAGSYWQASGDVDINIDVRNLAYAKSVTVVYSTDGWATTNQVAASFVPGYTVGYAYVSSPNVQGVERWFARIPAVTSGALRYYVRYEVNGQTYWDSNFGYNYPPIYPPL; this comes from the coding sequence ATGACGAACCGAATCCCTCTCCTGTCCCGTTGGCGCGCCGTGGTGTCCCTCCTGGCGGGGTTCGCCGTATGCCTTTCGGCCCCGGCCGCGCGGGCGGCGGACGAGGTCCGGCTGCTCGAGGCGGTGAGCACGCAGAGCAGCTACCATGGGCAGACGTGGCAGGACGTCACGTACCTCGTGGTGGTGAAGAACCTCGCCTATGACAAGCAGGTCGCCATCCACCACAAGCAGCCGGACGGCACGTGGGCGGACCTGGCGCTGGGCTACTTCGGGCCCGCGGGCGACGGCGCGGAGCTGTGGAAGGCGACGCGGCAGTATCAGAGCTGGGGCACGGACCCGCAGCCCACGCGCGACCTGGAGTTCGTGGCGAAGTACACGGTGAATGGCCAGACGTATTGGGACAACAACGGCGGGGCCAACTACACCCTGGGGCGCTTCGACGGGCCGCTGCTGACGCGGGAGAACGTGCTGGTGGCGGGCAGCTACTGGCAGGCCAGCGGCGACGTGGACATCAACATCGACGTGAGGAACCTGGCCTACGCCAAGAGCGTCACCGTCGTGTACAGCACGGACGGGTGGGCCACGACGAACCAGGTCGCGGCCTCGTTCGTGCCCGGCTACACGGTGGGCTACGCCTACGTCTCCAGCCCCAACGTCCAGGGCGTGGAGCGCTGGTTCGCCCGGATTCCGGCCGTCACGAGCGGCGCGCTGCGCTACTACGTGCGTTACGAGGTGAACGGACAGACGTACTGGGACAGCAACTTCGGCTACAACTACCCGCCCATCTACCCTCCCCTCTAA
- a CDS encoding dipeptidyl-peptidase 3 family protein: MNRTLLSLFGAALLSGSAVAAEQAPASFPDAAALQKLTARFAPVELRVDVKALPANERQALARIVEASQIMDALFLRQRWAGGPTLLLDLVQDETPLGRARLHAFVTDKGPWLSLDEGRPFMPGVPERPEAGNFYPAGATKEQVEAWVKSLPEAQQKEATGFYTTIRRGTDGKFISVPYSVEYQGELAEAAALFREAAALTTQPTLKAFLTARADAFLSNDYYASEVAWMKLDASIEPTVGPYEVYEDGWFNYKAAFEAFVGLRDDAETAKLAKFSDHLQDLENHLPIDAKLRNPKLGALAPIRVVNSLFSAGDANRGVQTAAYNLPNDERVTEAMGSKRVMLKNVQEAKFERVLLPIAKVALSAQDQKDVAFDAFFTHILMHELMHGLGPHNITVGGKETTVRQALQVASSALEEAKADISGLWALQRLMDTGVIDKAMGRTMYTTFLASAFRSIRFGTDEAHGKGVALQLNHFLDTGAVKVNADGTFSVVPAKMKQSVTSLTKQLMEIQGRGDRKAAEALLAKMGVVRPPVAKVLERLKDVPVDIAPRYVTAEELVRESPAPTTAPGVRK; the protein is encoded by the coding sequence ATGAACCGAACCCTCCTGTCCCTGTTCGGGGCGGCCCTGCTGTCCGGCTCCGCGGTCGCCGCGGAGCAGGCCCCCGCCTCGTTCCCCGACGCCGCCGCGCTGCAGAAGCTCACCGCCCGCTTCGCGCCGGTGGAGCTGCGCGTGGATGTGAAGGCGCTGCCCGCCAACGAGCGTCAGGCGCTGGCGCGCATCGTCGAGGCGTCGCAGATCATGGACGCGCTGTTCCTCCGGCAGCGCTGGGCCGGTGGCCCCACGCTGCTGCTGGACCTGGTCCAGGACGAGACGCCGCTGGGGCGCGCGCGCCTGCACGCGTTCGTCACGGACAAGGGGCCGTGGCTGAGCCTCGACGAGGGCAGGCCGTTCATGCCCGGCGTGCCGGAGCGCCCGGAGGCGGGCAACTTCTATCCGGCCGGCGCCACCAAGGAGCAGGTGGAGGCGTGGGTGAAGTCGCTGCCGGAGGCGCAGCAGAAGGAGGCCACGGGCTTCTACACCACCATCCGCCGGGGCACGGACGGCAAGTTCATCTCCGTGCCGTACAGCGTGGAGTACCAGGGCGAGCTGGCGGAGGCCGCCGCGCTGTTCCGCGAGGCCGCGGCGCTGACGACGCAGCCCACGCTCAAGGCGTTCCTCACCGCGCGCGCGGACGCGTTCCTGTCCAACGACTACTACGCCAGCGAGGTGGCGTGGATGAAGCTGGACGCGAGCATCGAGCCCACCGTGGGGCCCTACGAGGTCTACGAGGACGGCTGGTTCAACTACAAGGCCGCCTTCGAGGCCTTCGTGGGCCTGCGTGACGACGCGGAGACGGCGAAGCTGGCGAAGTTCAGCGACCACCTCCAGGACCTGGAGAACCACCTCCCCATCGACGCGAAGCTGCGCAACCCCAAGCTGGGCGCGCTGGCGCCCATCCGCGTCGTCAACAGCCTGTTCTCCGCCGGCGACGCGAACCGGGGCGTGCAGACGGCCGCGTACAACCTGCCCAACGACGAGCGCGTCACGGAGGCCATGGGCTCCAAGCGCGTCATGTTGAAGAACGTGCAGGAGGCCAAGTTCGAGCGCGTGCTGCTGCCCATCGCGAAGGTCGCCCTGTCCGCGCAGGACCAGAAGGACGTGGCCTTCGACGCCTTCTTCACGCACATCCTCATGCACGAGCTGATGCACGGCCTGGGGCCCCACAACATCACCGTGGGCGGCAAGGAGACGACGGTGCGCCAGGCGCTCCAGGTGGCGTCCAGCGCGCTGGAGGAGGCCAAGGCGGACATCTCCGGCCTGTGGGCGCTGCAGCGGCTGATGGATACCGGCGTCATCGACAAGGCGATGGGCCGCACCATGTACACCACGTTCCTGGCGTCCGCGTTCCGCTCCATCCGCTTCGGCACGGACGAGGCGCACGGCAAGGGCGTGGCGCTGCAGCTCAACCACTTCCTCGACACGGGCGCGGTGAAGGTCAACGCGGACGGCACCTTCTCCGTGGTGCCGGCGAAGATGAAGCAGTCCGTCACGTCGCTGACGAAGCAGCTCATGGAGATCCAGGGCCGGGGCGACCGCAAGGCCGCCGAGGCGCTCCTGGCGAAGATGGGCGTGGTGCGCCCCCCGGTGGCCAAGGTGCTCGAGCGCCTGAAGGACGTCCCCGTGGACATCGCGCCCCGCTAC